From Candidatus Buchananbacteria bacterium CG10_big_fil_rev_8_21_14_0_10_42_9, a single genomic window includes:
- a CDS encoding 30S ribosomal protein S9, with product MPTEKIKVKQGKKSHKSRKGYIHTVGKRKNAVARVRLFKDGQGEFKINEQELQKYFATAELQQIVASPLTALGQSKKVNISVKVSGGGKKGQAESVSLGVARALIVLNEDWRKTLRPLGLLTRDARVKERKKPGLKKARRAPQWAKR from the coding sequence ATGCCAACTGAAAAAATAAAAGTTAAACAAGGCAAAAAAAGCCATAAAAGCCGCAAGGGTTATATCCACACAGTAGGTAAACGCAAAAATGCCGTTGCCCGGGTGCGGTTATTTAAAGATGGGCAAGGTGAATTTAAAATTAACGAACAGGAATTGCAAAAATACTTTGCCACAGCCGAGTTACAACAAATCGTGGCCTCGCCGCTTACCGCCCTGGGACAATCAAAAAAAGTTAACATTAGCGTCAAGGTGTCCGGCGGCGGTAAAAAGGGACAGGCTGAAAGCGTTAGCTTGGGTGTCGCCCGAGCATTAATCGTTTTAAATGAAGATTGGCGCAAAACCTTACGGCCCTTGGGGCTTCTAACTAGAGACGCCAGAGTGAAAGAACGTAAAAAACCAGGTCTTAAAAAAGCCCGCCGGGCCCCTCAGTGGGCAAAGCGGTAG
- the priA gene encoding primosomal protein N', whose amino-acid sequence MKVNIIPYQRLPKSLGVFTYETNLKVSPGDLVEIPWRNKTLPGLVWEINVKSKISKSKLKRIEKIIEPQILAPGDLKLLQWLSEYYFQSPALFLKTFLPEIKKTKGKGFPEVKTPKLVLVNKESGKIADVVLQNSKTLLELDYKNRLEVYLLLAHKLIQQKRQLIILAPEVSLVNYYVHEFKKHYSSNVGFLYSGIARGRYFKTWQQFKNGELPILIGTRQAIFAVSKSTGLIIVDNEHDYSYKQWDMNPRYDARAIAEHVAKIFKSKLLFTSLSPRVKEWKGWNWIGARPSVPRTDIVDLRDELKAGNYSLFSEKLHESMDKLFNVKTDLKSVRDQAILFINQKGSFAVVVCRDCGYSPKCSHCATPLSYYESKAKLICTHCGRQESLSVNCPNCRGGSYKFMGAGAEQVIGEIKRFWPKASVALLTADDDAEVIDEFKNNQVSILVTTSAFSNKLAGIKVKVGAIVSIDTLLNLPEFEANEIVRHAVKELEMLTTNSFIIQTYNPDHPVWKNLGREKKFQADELKNRKALRYPPFGRIVKLTCQGYKMPEVNTQAKNIAQKIKNAVPEIEVLGPMPEYRQKTRGRYRLSLVIKTDAKNKLDQVMKLVPDDWLIDIDAERLL is encoded by the coding sequence ATGAAAGTAAACATTATCCCGTATCAACGCCTGCCGAAATCTTTAGGCGTTTTTACGTATGAGACAAATTTGAAAGTCAGCCCCGGGGATTTGGTGGAAATTCCGTGGCGCAATAAAACGTTACCCGGGCTAGTCTGGGAAATAAATGTCAAATCTAAGATCTCAAAATCTAAATTGAAAAGGATAGAAAAAATAATTGAACCACAAATTTTGGCACCCGGGGACCTGAAATTACTGCAATGGTTATCTGAATATTACTTTCAATCGCCTGCTCTTTTTCTAAAGACTTTTCTTCCAGAAATTAAAAAGACTAAAGGTAAAGGATTCCCGGAAGTTAAAACTCCCAAGTTAGTTTTAGTAAATAAAGAATCAGGCAAGATTGCTGATGTAGTTTTACAAAATTCAAAAACATTACTTGAACTGGATTACAAAAATAGGTTAGAGGTTTATCTTTTATTAGCCCACAAATTAATTCAACAAAAAAGACAACTGATAATTTTGGCGCCGGAAGTTTCTTTAGTTAACTATTATGTCCATGAATTTAAAAAACATTATTCTTCTAATGTTGGTTTCTTGTATAGCGGCATCGCGCGTGGGCGCTATTTTAAAACGTGGCAACAATTTAAAAATGGTGAGTTGCCAATCCTAATTGGTACCCGGCAGGCTATCTTTGCCGTCAGCAAAAGTACTGGTTTGATAATCGTTGATAACGAACATGATTACAGCTATAAGCAATGGGATATGAATCCACGTTATGATGCTCGGGCTATTGCCGAGCATGTGGCTAAAATTTTCAAAAGTAAATTACTGTTTACAAGCTTAAGTCCACGAGTGAAAGAATGGAAAGGATGGAATTGGATTGGCGCACGACCTTCAGTCCCTCGCACTGACATTGTGGATTTACGTGACGAACTCAAGGCTGGTAACTACTCTTTGTTTTCTGAAAAGTTACATGAATCAATGGATAAATTATTTAATGTAAAGACAGATTTAAAATCTGTCCGGGACCAGGCCATATTATTCATCAACCAAAAAGGCAGTTTTGCAGTTGTCGTATGTCGCGATTGCGGTTATTCGCCGAAATGCAGCCATTGCGCCACACCATTATCTTATTATGAATCTAAAGCGAAATTAATTTGCACGCATTGCGGAAGGCAAGAGAGCTTATCTGTTAATTGCCCCAACTGTCGCGGAGGCAGTTATAAGTTTATGGGAGCTGGGGCTGAGCAAGTTATTGGCGAAATAAAAAGGTTTTGGCCAAAAGCCAGTGTCGCATTGTTGACTGCTGATGATGACGCTGAAGTAATAGACGAATTTAAAAATAATCAAGTTTCAATATTGGTTACTACTTCAGCATTTAGTAATAAATTAGCTGGGATTAAAGTTAAAGTTGGCGCCATAGTTTCAATTGATACGTTGTTGAACTTACCTGAATTTGAGGCAAATGAAATCGTACGTCACGCTGTTAAAGAGTTAGAAATGCTTACTACTAATTCATTTATTATTCAAACTTACAACCCCGATCATCCAGTTTGGAAAAATCTAGGTAGAGAGAAAAAATTTCAAGCGGATGAATTGAAGAATAGAAAAGCACTGCGTTATCCCCCGTTCGGACGCATCGTGAAGTTAACATGTCAAGGATACAAAATGCCAGAAGTAAATACACAGGCAAAAAATATTGCCCAAAAGATTAAAAATGCAGTCCCGGAAATTGAAGTCTTAGGCCCGATGCCAGAGTACCGCCAAAAGACGCGGGGGCGTTACCGCCTAAGTTTAGTTATTAAAACTGATGCAAAAAATAAATTGGACCAAGTTATGAAATTAGTTCCTGACGATTGGCTGATAGATATTGATGCAGAGCGTCTTTTGTGA
- a CDS encoding cold-shock protein, translated as MKGTIKRIMDKGYGFIAPEGGDKDLFFHANSLDGLDFNSLKEGDAVTFDVEESPKGQNAVNIKAA; from the coding sequence ATGAAAGGTACAATCAAGCGGATCATGGACAAGGGATACGGATTCATCGCCCCAGAAGGCGGAGACAAAGATCTATTTTTCCATGCCAACTCTTTGGACGGACTAGACTTCAATAGCCTAAAAGAAGGTGACGCCGTCACTTTCGATGTTGAAGAGTCTCCCAAAGGACAAAATGCCGTCAATATTAAAGCTGCTTAA
- the def gene encoding peptide deformylase codes for MLKGKILRIQQLPKDRNLRAPCRKLSKADIVSKAMQKFMLDMDATMHDANGIGLAAPQVDLNIQLVLINTKEGPLYLFNPKIIRYSRKKEEAEEGCLSIIGAYGVVPRSESITVQALNPSGQKVKFRAAGLFARVIQHEVDHINGTLYVDRATSMVEGQDVYDKIVKFEKKLKDEQS; via the coding sequence ATGCTTAAAGGTAAAATTTTACGAATTCAGCAATTACCTAAAGATCGTAACTTGCGCGCGCCTTGCCGTAAACTCAGTAAAGCTGACATTGTATCTAAGGCAATGCAGAAATTTATGCTGGATATGGATGCGACTATGCATGACGCCAACGGAATTGGCTTGGCCGCGCCACAAGTTGATTTAAATATTCAATTGGTTTTGATTAACACCAAAGAAGGTCCGCTTTACTTATTTAACCCCAAGATAATTCGCTATTCAAGAAAAAAAGAAGAAGCCGAAGAAGGCTGCTTAAGTATCATTGGGGCGTACGGTGTAGTGCCACGGTCAGAATCTATAACTGTTCAGGCCCTAAACCCTTCCGGTCAAAAGGTTAAGTTTAGGGCAGCCGGTTTATTTGCGCGGGTGATTCAGCACGAGGTTGATCATATCAATGGCACATTATATGTTGATAGGGCCACGAGCATGGTTGAAGGACAAGATGTTTATGACAAAATTGTGAAATTTGAAAAGAAGCTGAAAGATGAGCAAAGCTAA
- the rplM gene encoding 50S ribosomal protein L13: protein MPLKIQRKTYSIDASERSIGRLASEIATKLMGKDRADYTPNADSGAFVTVENIKQARFSGKKFDQKIFYHHSGYPGGIKQTKLSHLFKQKPEEVLKRAVINMLPNNKLRKDRIKRLTFK, encoded by the coding sequence ATGCCTCTTAAAATCCAAAGAAAAACTTATTCTATAGATGCCAGCGAAAGGAGTATCGGCCGCTTGGCAAGCGAAATCGCGACTAAGTTAATGGGCAAGGATCGCGCTGACTACACGCCAAATGCCGACAGCGGAGCTTTTGTAACTGTGGAAAATATTAAGCAAGCCAGGTTTTCCGGTAAAAAGTTTGACCAAAAAATATTTTATCACCATTCCGGATACCCAGGCGGAATCAAACAAACTAAATTATCACATTTGTTCAAGCAAAAGCCAGAAGAGGTTTTAAAGCGAGCGGTAATAAATATGTTGCCCAATAATAAACTGCGCAAAGACAGGATTAAAAGATTAACTTTTAAATAA
- a CDS encoding methionyl-tRNA formyltransferase, whose protein sequence is MSKAKIIFFGTSEFAVPSLEKLIEAGYAPLFVVTKPDKPIGREKKLKSPPVKLKAQELSLPVKQPSKLDEKFIQQVEKTQAAVLVVVAYGKLLPKKLLATAKLGAINIHPSLLPKYRGPSPIQTAILNLDPKTGVTLMKLDEGMDSGPIIAQKEVKILDDDDAISMANCLAVFGAQLLIDNLENYFNQKVTLTEQDESLASESKLIEREDGHVNWSKSTKQILAQFRALKPWPGIFSYLGKKRLKLTKIKPYRGQIDNKFQPGDLFINEKSGDLIAKSSDGALVLTTVQLEGKKEITGPEFVNGLKGSISSLS, encoded by the coding sequence ATGAGCAAAGCTAAAATAATATTTTTTGGCACTTCTGAATTTGCCGTGCCGAGTTTAGAAAAATTAATAGAGGCGGGCTATGCGCCTCTTTTTGTAGTGACGAAGCCGGATAAGCCAATCGGCCGGGAAAAGAAATTAAAATCACCGCCAGTTAAATTAAAAGCGCAAGAATTAAGTTTACCGGTCAAGCAGCCGTCTAAATTAGATGAAAAGTTTATTCAGCAGGTGGAAAAAACGCAAGCCGCTGTTTTAGTCGTGGTCGCCTACGGCAAGTTATTGCCAAAAAAACTTTTAGCAACTGCCAAGTTAGGAGCCATCAATATACACCCGTCACTGCTACCTAAGTATCGGGGCCCATCACCGATCCAAACCGCTATTTTAAACTTAGACCCTAAAACCGGCGTGACATTAATGAAGCTTGATGAGGGTATGGATTCTGGCCCAATTATCGCTCAAAAAGAGGTAAAAATTTTAGACGATGATGACGCTATTTCAATGGCTAACTGTTTGGCAGTGTTTGGCGCGCAGCTATTAATTGATAACTTGGAAAATTATTTTAATCAAAAAGTTACCCTGACTGAACAGGATGAGAGCCTTGCTTCAGAAAGCAAATTAATTGAGCGTGAAGATGGGCATGTGAATTGGTCCAAAAGTACAAAGCAAATATTAGCGCAATTTAGGGCGTTAAAGCCGTGGCCTGGTATATTTAGCTATTTGGGTAAAAAAAGGTTAAAATTGACCAAAATAAAGCCTTACAGGGGGCAAATTGACAATAAATTTCAGCCAGGCGATCTATTTATTAACGAAAAGAGTGGAGATTTAATCGCCAAATCCAGTGACGGCGCGCTGGTTTTAACGACGGTTCAACTTGAAGGTAAAAAAGAAATTACAGGACCAGAGTTTGTCAATGGGTTAAAGGGTTCCATTTCAAGCTTGAGTTAG
- a CDS encoding 50S ribosomal protein L17, protein MRHRKKTLILGRRKSVKEAMLKNMVTSLVLYEEINTTKAKAKAIQPLVEKVITISKQNNLTSRRNLLELLYTKKAVNKALEVLGPRYKERAGGYTRITALNNRKGDGAEVVQIQLV, encoded by the coding sequence ATGCGACATCGTAAAAAAACATTAATATTAGGCAGGCGCAAAAGCGTTAAAGAGGCTATGCTTAAAAACATGGTTACCAGTTTGGTTTTGTATGAGGAAATTAATACCACTAAAGCTAAGGCCAAAGCTATTCAGCCACTGGTCGAAAAAGTTATTACGATAAGTAAACAAAATAACTTAACTTCACGCCGCAACTTGCTTGAACTTTTATATACTAAAAAAGCAGTTAATAAAGCATTGGAAGTACTTGGTCCTCGTTACAAAGAGCGGGCGGGCGGATACACCAGAATTACCGCCTTGAACAATCGTAAAGGTGATGGAGCGGAAGTTGTTCAAATTCAATTAGTTTAA